A part of Paramisgurnus dabryanus chromosome 15, PD_genome_1.1, whole genome shotgun sequence genomic DNA contains:
- the LOC135782589 gene encoding uncharacterized protein, which translates to MSIDFNTKLVFKMDYLYIKNTAFFLTLFIVFILYVNIDAQDQSEQCPVFKVVRGVVHKVCLNKPLKISCSLKTCDEQPINITWSKYEHMVKWMPVNETDQISSSKNHSGLKYITSYLVFTNISKHHEGLYRCDFKLPHTSAFSHHINISVSDNSNGTEMSCDEMAEAKSNDSDPLWLRYLFICIGVVILVFIVMLISSIRGFNCLRKCNAQKVQDQRTSKFILTTPVKNILKDDEFVCVQYSEVR; encoded by the exons ATGTCTATAGATTTTAACACAAAGCTTGTGTTTAAGATGGATTACTTGTACATTAAAAATACAGCTTTTTTTCTGACCCTGTTTATAGTTTTCATCCTCTATGTGAACATTGATGCACAAG atCAATCCGAACAATGTCCTGTTTTTAAAGTTGTGCGGGGTGTTGTCCATAAAGTCTGTTTAAACAAACCTTTGAAGATCTCCTGCAGTCTGAAGACTTGTGATGAACAGCCCATCAATATTACATGGAGTAAATACGAGCACATGGTCAAATGGATGCCAGTAAATGAAACAGATCAAATTTCATCTTCAAAGAACCATTCTGGTTTAAAATACATAACTTCATATTTAGTTTTCACAAATATATCAAAGCATCATGAGGGCCTCTACAGATGTGATTTTAAGCTACCACATACGTCAGCATTCAGCCACCAtataaacatctcagtctcag ATAACAGCAATGGAACTGAAATGTCTTGTGATGAAA TGGCAGAAGCAAAAAGCAATGATTCAGATCCATTGTGGCTGCGTTATTTATTTATCTGTATTGGTGTAGTGATTCTGGTTTTCATTGTAATGCTTATCTCCAGTATCAGAGGATTTAACT gTTTAAGAAAATGCAATGCCCAGAAAGTGCAGGATCAG CGTACATCAAAATTCATCTTGACCACACCTGTGAAAAATATTCTGAAGGACGATGAATTTGTTTGTGTCCAGTACTCAGAAGTAagataa